From a region of the Branchiostoma floridae strain S238N-H82 chromosome 13, Bfl_VNyyK, whole genome shotgun sequence genome:
- the LOC118428744 gene encoding serine/threonine-protein phosphatase alpha-2 isoform-like, with the protein MCSTKNDLDVDWLLGELLAVRNHPGKQVQLPENQIRQLCQMSRALFLEQPIFLELNAPINIIGDIHGQYEDLLRHFDKCGFPPDANYLFLGDYVDRGKRSLETICLVLAYKIKYPNNFFLLRGNHECASINRIYGFYDECKRRYNIKLWKTFTDCFNCLPIAALVEGTIFCTHGGLSPDLADLRQLREIDRPLDVPDHGLVCDLLWSDPDEDITGWGENDRGVSYTFGGDVVRNFLRKHDCSLIVRAHQVVEDGYAFFQKRKLVTLFSAPNYCGEFDNAGGAMIVSENLTCSFSILPPKSKFKGLKSSKKNSKT; encoded by the exons ATGTGCAGCACCAAGAATGATCTGGACGTTGACTGGTTATTGGGGGAGCTTCTGGCGGTGCGGAATCACCCCGGGAAACAG GTCCAACTGCCTGAGAACCAGATCCGACAGCTGTGTCAGATGTCGCGCGCTCTCTTCCTGGAACAGCCGATCTTCTTGGAACTGAACGCACCCATTAACATCATCGGGGACATCCACGGGCAGTACGAGGACCTGCTCAGGCACTTCGACAAGTGCGGCTTCCCGCCAGACGCCAACTACCTGTTCCTGGGGGACTACGTGGACAG AGGAAAACGCTCGCTGGAGACCATCTGTCTGGTGCTGGCCTACAAGATCAAATATCCAAACAACTTCTTCCTCCTGAGGGGAAACCATGAGTGCGCCAGTATCAACAG GATTTACGGCTTCTACGACGAATGCAAAAGAAGATACAACATCAAGTTGTGGAAAACTTTCACGGATTGCTTCAACTGCTTGCCCATAG CTGCCCTGGTGGAGGGGACCATTTTCTGCACACACGGTGGCCTTTCTCCCGACCTGGCCGACTTGCGACAG CTGCGTGAGATTGACCGTCCTCTAGACGTGCCTGACCATGGCCTCGTGTGTGACCTGCTGTGGTCAGATCCAGACGAG GACATCACGGGGTGGGGTGAGAATGACCGAGGCGTGTCCTACACGTTTGGCGGGGACGTGGTGAGGAACTTCCTGAGGAAGCACGACTGCAGCCTGATCGTGCGCGCGCACCAGGTCGTGGAGGACGGGTACGCTTTCTTCCAGAAGAGAAAG TTGGTGACATTATTCAGCGCTCCAAACTACTGTGGCGAGTTCGACAACGCGGGAGGTGCGATGATAGTGTCCGAAAACCTCACCTGCTCCTTCAGTATCTTACCG cCAAAGTCAAAGTTTAAGGGTCTCAAGTCGTCGAAGAAGAACAGCAAAACATAA
- the LOC118428740 gene encoding uncharacterized protein LOC118428740, which yields MIIRNCAIGLRVGYGKMNVTLDNSVIVNNKVGVWYGEDGVDNMGTLDIHNVLAIGNSEKNLKVYSDGVERTNTDRGSDNVRLRCFFVNTESTKRTPKSKFSLPQRMPEKPCRQPDIYLDHTECQINVEVPRAECLWADYSPEPLVDARLERIDLCSNCCEETTQELTFGSYDHWRLKDINDLKDASISTEGSAPGAECGLSFSADFFQYTDSQCLKSKIRIKSVFSNISHNQAESHLRELKTYYFDRVLQFHLTPPSFGLMLDFSHILDSNASAFIDKTMSCGLSDNDGNQVSSFVTAWVPDIGMYMKLSVQLADLVHPKNFYPYVVFLYLSNCMKSGHSHFASKETFDYLLIDNDRCFVPERVTALNFTFHYRKRLLVLTDTLFSGTHVCDVPTDIINKFKHANAISSKVPSLGSQLREEVVKDEEMGPLILKENPEIYEEIDGRVSTLLAHYHRTCDEYNADKYNPILTKVYKTGTIQYAYMVQGRDYMIAKFEDDHIGYLKAVGTSARQHIGGEIMNGGFAELVAYHIDRLMELGRTPVVASRRLFLDNSILLKGIIEPDGDLLHDYTSNKFTLEKFLSEVKNGDKDVDKTIQWVANQMKTVDGAPFLDIVVVGRVKSLRVDIDLNPKIKDFLAHRISFNDLEDAGVTRQMTWDLTNTIVFDFLTHNPQRTALATSELRHVIYDNRPAFSPSIPTAVCDSILRCHPALYNKPPSPNPHGPIACPAACWREEDDLAGNCKFRKHVLDRFYNYETNTSRVDEFVNSLKKALAKEALDVQSIENYFGQVDLYTGLQERISYFLGHVEKCHKQYGDNTII from the coding sequence ATGATCATTCGGAACTGCGCGATCGGACTGCGTGTTGGGTACGGTAAGATGAATGTAACACTGGACAACTCCGTGATAGTTAACAACAAAGTCGGCGTCTGGTACGGAGAAGACGGCGTAGATAACATGGGTACCTTAGACATCCACAATGTTCTAGCCATAGGAAACTCGGAGAAAAACCTCAAGGTTTACAGCGACGGGGTGGAGCGCACCAACACCGACCGGGGGTCTGACAACGTGCGACTGCGGTGCTTTTTCGTGAACACCGAGTCGACGAAACGTACGCCGAAATCCAAGTTTTCCCTGCCCCAACGAATGCCAGAGAAGCCCTGCCGACAACCCGACATCTATCTGGACCACACAGAATGTCAGATCAACGTGGAGGTGCCGCGAGCCGAATGTCTGTGGGCAGACTACAGCCCGGAACCGCTGGTGGACGCTCGCCTGGAGAGGATAGACCTCTGTTCGAACTGCTGTGAGGAGACGACACAGGAACTGACGTTCGGGAGCTACGACCACTGGCGCCTGAAGGACATAAATGATCTGAAGGACGCGTCTATCAGCACGGAGGGTAGCGCGCCGGGGGCGGAGTGCGGACTTTCCTTCTCCGCAGACTTCTTCCAGTACACGGACAGCCAATGTTTGAAAAGTAAGATCCGTATCAAGTCGGTCTTCAGCAACATATCCCACAACCAGGCAGAAAGTCATTTGAGAGAGCTGAAAACCTACTACTTCGACCGGGTCCTACAGTTTCATCTGACTCCGCCGTCTTTTGGACTCATGCTCGACTTTTCGCACATCCTAGATTCCAATGCCTCCGCCTTCATTGACAAAACCATGAGTTGTGGCTTGAGCGACAATGACGGCAATCAGGTGTCCTCGTTCGTCACCGCATGGGTGCCTGATATCGGGATGTACATGAAGTTATCTGTGCAGTTAGCAGATTTAGTCCACCCGAAGAACTTCTACCCTTACGTGGTATTTCTGTACCTGTCCAACTGCATGAAATCCGGACACTCCCACTTTGCCAGTAAAGAGACTTTCGATTACCTTCTCATCGACAACGATCGGTGTTTCGTGCCGGAGAGAGTCACGGCCCTGAACTTTACTTTTCACTACCGGAAACGGCTACTCGTACTGACGGACACGTTATTCTCTGGGACACACGTCTGCGACGTGCCAACAGATATAATCAATAAGTTCAAACATGCCAACGCCATATCATCAAAAGTGCCAAGTTTAGGAAGTCAGCTCAGAGAAGAAGTTGTGAAAGACGAGGAAATGGGGCCGCTGATATTGAAGGAAAACCCAGAGATATACGAAGAAATCGATGGTCGCGTGTCCACCCTGTTAGCTCACTACCACAGGACTTGTGACGAATACAACGCAGACAAATACAATCCTATCCTGACAAAGGTTTATAAGACAGGGACAATCCAGTACGCGTACATGGTCCAGGGAAGGGACTACATGATCGCCAAATTCGAGGATGACCACATCGGTTACCTGAAAGCCGTGGGAACGTCAGCGCGGCAGCACATCGGAGGCGAAATCATGAACGGTGGCTTTGCCGAGCTCGTGGCATACCACATTGATCGCCTGATGGAGCTCGGCCGTACCCCGGTTGTCGCTTCCCGTCGCCTGTTTCTCGACAACTCTATCCTCCTCAAAGGTATAATCGAACCGGATGGCGACCTTCTACACGACTACACGTCAAATAAGTTCACGTTGGAGAAGTTCCTGTCGGAAGTTAAAAACGGGGACAAAGATGTGGATAAGACAATCCAGTGGGTCGCAAACCAGATGAAAACGGTGGACGGAGCTCCGTTCTTGGACATTGTGGTTGTTGGGAGAGTCAAGTCCCTACGAGTTGATATAGACTTGAACCCTAAGATAAAGGACTTTCTAGCGCACCGCATCTCCTTCAATGACCTTGAAGACGCGGGCGTGACGCGTCAGATGACGTGGGATCTCACTAACACCATCGTGTTCGATTTCCTAACGCACAACCCGCAGCGCACCGCCCTGGCGACGTCGGAACTGCGTCACGTCATCTACGACAACAGACCCGCGTTCTCCCCGTCCATTCCGACCGCGGTTTGTGACTCTATCCTGCGCTGCCATCCGGCACTATACaacaagcccccctcccccaaccccCACGGTCCAATCGCCTGCCCTGCGGCATGTTGGCGAGAAGAAGACGACCTGGCTGGAAACTGTAAATTTAGGAAACACGTCTTGGATCGCTTTTACAACTATGAGACAAACACGTCCAGAGTCGACGAATTTGTGAATTCTCTGAAGAAAGCCTTGGCTAAGGAAGCTTTGGACGTCCAGTCCATCGAAAACTATTTTGGACAGGTAGACTTGTACACCGGACTGCAGGAGAGGATATCGTACTTTCTAGGTCACGTGGAGAAATGTCACAAACAATATGGGGACAATACTATAATCTAA